A region from the Desulfobaccales bacterium genome encodes:
- a CDS encoding pyruvate dehydrogenase complex E1 component subunit beta, with protein MSLSNRKLQYSLAINEALHQMMAADESVFLIGQGVKSPWYVGNTAQGLLEAFGDRRVIDTPVSENAITGAAVGAAIAGMRPVVVHPRMDFMFYALDPIINEAANWYYMNGGRASVPIVIWAIINRGGEQAAQHSQALHAMFAHIPGLKVVMPSTAFDAKGLMIAAIKDPNPVIFIDDRWLHETEDTVPERIYEVEIGKGIIRRKGSDVTLVATSFMVQEALKAARELAREKIDVELIDLRTVKPIDQDLIFRSIKKTGRLLITDGGWKTCGLAAEIAAMACDTMFEYLKVPIKRITLPDCPAPASKALEAAYYPKAESIVHAVRELMNTKAKFTYIRKRSRARISSTSSSPKTYNP; from the coding sequence ATGTCTTTAAGTAATCGAAAGCTCCAATACAGTTTGGCCATCAACGAAGCGCTGCACCAGATGATGGCTGCCGATGAGTCGGTTTTTTTAATCGGTCAGGGTGTCAAGAGCCCCTGGTATGTGGGAAATACGGCCCAAGGATTGCTAGAGGCATTCGGCGACCGGCGAGTCATCGACACACCCGTTTCAGAGAACGCTATAACCGGTGCAGCGGTCGGAGCAGCCATTGCCGGTATGCGCCCCGTTGTTGTCCACCCTCGTATGGATTTCATGTTTTATGCACTTGATCCCATTATCAATGAAGCCGCCAATTGGTATTATATGAATGGCGGCAGGGCCTCAGTGCCCATTGTCATCTGGGCAATTATCAATCGGGGTGGTGAACAGGCGGCCCAGCATTCACAAGCGCTCCATGCCATGTTCGCTCATATTCCGGGGCTGAAAGTGGTAATGCCCTCTACAGCCTTTGATGCCAAGGGCCTGATGATCGCAGCGATCAAAGATCCTAATCCTGTCATATTCATTGATGATCGGTGGCTTCATGAGACTGAAGATACAGTACCTGAGAGAATCTACGAAGTGGAAATCGGCAAAGGGATTATTCGTAGAAAAGGTTCCGACGTCACTTTAGTAGCTACATCATTTATGGTCCAAGAAGCGCTGAAAGCAGCCCGAGAACTTGCCCGTGAAAAGATCGACGTGGAACTGATCGATCTGCGCACAGTCAAGCCTATTGATCAAGATCTTATCTTTAGGTCAATTAAGAAGACCGGCCGATTGCTGATAACCGATGGGGGATGGAAGACCTGTGGCCTAGCCGCGGAAATCGCGGCTATGGCTTGTGACACTATGTTCGAATACCTGAAGGTCCCCATCAAAAGAATAACCTTACCGGATTGTCCTGCTCCTGCCAGTAAAGCCCTTGAAGCAGCTTATTACCCTAAAGCTGAAAGCATTGTACATGCAGTTCGAGAGTTAATGAACACAAAGGCAAAATTCACTTATATCAGGAAAAGGTCTCGTGCGCGCATATCCTCGACCAGTTCCTCGCCTAAGACTTATAATCCTTAA
- a CDS encoding DegT/DnrJ/EryC1/StrS family aminotransferase translates to MAYRVKFVDPAKVYRMIKAELDAAYFEVMSKGDLIDRGQLKGFEENLAAFVGTKYAVGLNSGYDALHMSLRAAGLGPGDEVIVPAHTFVASASAIVNVGAKPVLVDVGKDFNIDCGKIEAAITSKTRGLMPVHLNGYMADMVWVMEIAEKYNLIVVEDACQSLGSAMLGKKAGSWGLTGCWSFYPFKILGGYGDGGAITTNDPEVALFATRMRYNGEDRLTGEYHGHGFTCLLDNLQAAFLDVKLRHLPGWIVRRREIAEHYRARLSDIPDVLLPHYDDPRRDHVYQNYVVRATQGNDFSEYLKDNGVEVLTQFRKPYYRHEALNLEDRGFPETEALSREVCSLPMNVEITDEEVDYVIAVVRRFYGK, encoded by the coding sequence ATGGCATATCGGGTTAAGTTTGTTGATCCGGCAAAAGTTTACCGGATGATCAAGGCTGAACTGGATGCGGCCTACTTTGAGGTTATGTCCAAAGGTGATTTAATCGACCGCGGGCAGCTCAAAGGTTTCGAAGAGAATCTGGCTGCCTTTGTGGGCACTAAATACGCGGTGGGTTTGAACAGTGGCTACGACGCTCTCCATATGTCTTTGCGAGCCGCTGGCCTAGGGCCGGGAGATGAAGTGATCGTGCCGGCTCACACCTTTGTCGCCTCCGCCTCCGCCATTGTGAACGTCGGGGCTAAGCCGGTGCTGGTTGATGTGGGGAAGGACTTCAATATCGACTGCGGCAAGATCGAAGCAGCTATCACTTCCAAAACTCGGGGACTCATGCCCGTGCATCTCAACGGCTACATGGCCGATATGGTCTGGGTCATGGAGATTGCCGAAAAGTATAACCTGATAGTGGTGGAGGATGCCTGCCAGAGCCTTGGCTCTGCTATGCTGGGGAAAAAAGCGGGATCATGGGGCCTAACGGGTTGCTGGAGTTTTTACCCTTTCAAGATTTTGGGGGGTTACGGAGACGGCGGGGCCATTACCACCAATGACCCGGAGGTGGCTCTGTTTGCCACCCGGATGCGCTATAATGGCGAAGATCGCCTGACCGGAGAATACCACGGCCATGGTTTTACCTGCCTCCTGGACAACCTGCAGGCGGCCTTTCTGGACGTCAAACTCAGGCATCTGCCAGGTTGGATTGTGAGACGCAGAGAGATCGCTGAACATTACCGCGCCAGGTTATCGGATATCCCTGATGTGCTCCTGCCCCATTACGATGACCCCAGAAGAGATCACGTTTATCAAAACTACGTGGTCAGGGCCACACAAGGAAATGACTTTTCCGAATATTTAAAAGACAATGGAGTGGAGGTCCTGACCCAATTCCGTAAGCCTTATTATCGGCACGAAGCGTTAAACTTGGAAGACCGGGGCTTTCCGGAAACGGAAGCCTTAAGCCGGGAGGTTTGCTCCCTGCCCATGAACGTAGAGATTACCGATGAAGAAGTCGATTATGTGATTGCGGTGGTGCGGCGATTCTACGGTAAATAA
- a CDS encoding thiamine pyrophosphate-dependent dehydrogenase E1 component subunit alpha has translation MSYSKNLLESLYRTMIRIRLCEESLVEPISRGKIRCPCHLYSGQEAVAAGICASLNESDYVFGNHRSHGHYLAKGGSMREMVAEFFGCETGCSRGRGGSMHLIAPEVGMLGAAPIVAGTISLAMGAAMASFIRQDQKISVSFFGDGATGEGVLYECLNFAALKKLPMVFVCENNFYATHMPVQDCRVENNLFRIGEPFCIPSFEVDGNDVLKVYEVGKQAIAQCREGKGPVFIECLTYRFRGHVGPDDNIQGSHTDIRPREEVESWLERDPIALFEDYLISNILLEQDKLADIRRDAELEVFEAHAFAMASPLPDEKDLTNYVFK, from the coding sequence ATGTCCTACTCCAAAAACCTTCTAGAATCTTTATACCGTACCATGATTCGCATAAGACTTTGCGAAGAGAGTCTGGTGGAACCAATCTCAAGAGGGAAAATCCGTTGCCCCTGTCATCTTTATTCCGGGCAGGAAGCAGTAGCCGCAGGTATCTGTGCCTCCTTGAATGAAAGTGACTATGTTTTTGGCAACCATCGTTCTCATGGTCATTACCTGGCCAAGGGCGGCAGCATGCGGGAAATGGTCGCCGAGTTTTTTGGTTGCGAGACTGGATGTTCCCGGGGTCGCGGAGGATCAATGCATCTCATCGCACCTGAAGTGGGAATGTTGGGCGCGGCCCCAATTGTTGCAGGTACTATTTCATTGGCGATGGGAGCAGCGATGGCGTCCTTTATACGACAAGATCAAAAGATATCTGTCAGTTTTTTTGGTGATGGAGCAACTGGTGAAGGAGTTTTGTATGAATGTTTGAACTTTGCTGCCCTCAAGAAGTTGCCTATGGTCTTTGTCTGTGAGAATAATTTTTATGCCACGCATATGCCCGTTCAGGATTGCCGGGTAGAAAATAACCTTTTCCGAATTGGGGAGCCCTTCTGCATCCCGAGCTTTGAAGTAGATGGTAATGATGTGCTGAAAGTTTATGAGGTTGGGAAGCAAGCCATAGCCCAGTGCCGAGAGGGCAAGGGGCCGGTATTCATCGAATGTTTGACCTATCGTTTCAGGGGACATGTGGGGCCCGATGATAACATTCAGGGCTCGCACACCGATATCCGCCCCAGGGAAGAGGTTGAGAGCTGGTTAGAGCGAGACCCCATAGCTTTGTTTGAAGATTATCTAATTAGTAATATCTTGTTGGAACAAGATAAACTTGCCGATATACGCCGCGACGCCGAACTTGAAGTCTTTGAGGCCCACGCTTTTGCCATGGCCAGTCCCCTTCCGGATGAAAAGGATTTGACCAATTATGTCTTTAAGTAA